The nucleotide sequence AAATGCGGTCTATAACAATTGTAAATCATGATAGATTCCGCAATTAAGTGATCTAACTCCTTCATGGTTTGACATCGCGTGGTTAAAAAACTCCTGCTTTAATATTCCATTAATTCGCTCTGCTAATGCATTCTGATAACAGTCCTTGCCATCTGTCATGGAAGGACATATCCCATAATGGCGCAATGCCGATTGATATAGCTCAGAGCAATATTGAGCACCTCTATCTGAATGATGAATCATCCTAGTCGCTCGATCTGTCGCTTGCTGCATCGCCATATGTAGAGCCTGCACAACATTCTCCGCACGCATATCATTCGATAACTTATAACCTTTAATCTGTCGGGTATAAGCATCTGTCACCAAGGATAAATAATGCACACCTTCAGCACTCTCAACATAGGTAATATCACTAACAAAGACTTCATTGGCTTGCACTGCTGAATAATCCTTTAATAAATTTGGATGCTTCTTCATCCAATGCTTGCTATCCGTAGTTTTTGTATAGCGACGCTTAGGGCGAATCAATAAGTTATTTTCTTTCAATATTTTAAATAACTGATCCCGTCCACACTTTAAACCACGTTGCAACAATTTGCCTTTAATAAGCCAATACAGCTTACGTGTTCCGATACTTGGCATGAGACAGCGATATTCCATAACCAACTCAAGTATTTGTTCAGTTGCTTGTGCAGTCATTTGAGCACGTTTTTCTGCTTGATAATAAGCTTGTCGGGTGATTCCCAACCACTGACAATAACGTGAAACGCTTAGTCTTCTTTGGCTTTGCCAATCTTTGAAACGTGCTCGGTATACTTTTTTCCAAGATCAGTCCCACATTCTTTATCAATGTGATAAATCACATCCTGAATAAATTCAGTTTTAAGCTTTTCTGCGGCTAACTGCTTTTCTAATTGGCGGATTCGTTGTTGGGGTGTCAATTGGCGTTTAGAAGAAGTCGGCATATTCGAAGTCCAGTCCTGTTGTCCGTGCTTGCGTAACCATACCAGCACAGTTGATCTTCCTTGAATACCATATTTTGCCTGAGCTTGCTTATAAGTAATTTGCCCTTTTTCTACTTCATGTACCACCATCATTTTAAAGGCAAAGCTATAGTCACGTTGTGTACGTTTAACTCGTTGTTCTCGTTTATGTTCCATAAAATAAGTCTCTTAAGGTGTAAACTTATTTCAGGACGGGACATTAAATAGATGTAAAAAAGCCACGTTCAACGTGGCTTTTTTATTGGCTTAATCAGCTTTGAATTAGTCCTGACGAATCCAGGTCTGACTACGGCCGAGTGCAGAGACGCCCATATAACCACGCAAGGTGAGACGTTTACCATTGGCACTCAGACGAACTTTGGCGTCGTAAATTTTACCTGCCAGCGGATCGATGACTTTACCTTTTTCATAGTTATTGGTGCCTTCCACAGGTTTTAAACCAGTCAGTACATCCATCCCCAGAATTGGCTGGTTGGTATACGGTGCAGGGCAGTTGTTACAGGTTTTTTGTGGTGTATAACCAGGACGTGGAGTGACTTTGACAATTTTACCCACGTAAGTACCATTGTTTTCTTTACGAATTTCAATGATGGCTTTAGGGGAGCCAGTTTTATCATCAATTTGCTGCCATGTACCTGCCAGGTCTTGGGCAAATGCTGAAACACTCATACATGCACCCAGTAGCATCATTGTGATTTTTGATTTATTCATTTTATTCATCCCCATGTTGTTTAATGCTGACGGTCACAATTATGTTGTTCGGTCAGCAATAAGAATTCGGTTGTGTAGTTCCTATAGCCAAATGCGAATGGCCAAATTAAGTTCAATGTTTATGCTTGCAAATAACCTGCTCATGCAGGTTATGGCGATATAAATTTGCTAGTCTCTGGGCTAAGCCGTTGCATCCTTCGATGCTATATGTTTTAAGTTTTTGAAAGCTTCATGCTCCAGTATTGCGAGGATATCCCTAGAAGATAGCCTATGATGTGAACCTTGTTGGGTGGGCAAGTAGCTCATCCATAATTTGAACTGAGTTTTTAATTTCTCATACGTATCATGAAATATGTATATCATTTTACTTGGGATTCGAATTGTGCACATTCTGTCATAAATCTGTTGCCAGTTTCCACTCCAGTTTTGTGTGAATAAGGATAGATCCCATGGCTTCATCAGCTCCGACATCCTGAAAACATGTCTTGTTTTCATCTGATTTCCTTATCGTTATTTCAATCGAATATCCATTTGATTGACTGTGTTTTTGCTATAAAAATAAAGTTTTTAAATCTACAGATTTGAAAAAATCTATATGTTTATTATTCATACAACCTTACTAAAAAAAAAGCAAGCTGGATATAGATAAGGGATACATCCTAAGTCTAGTAGTACTATTTTTATTTCATTGTATATGGATTAAAAAATGAACTTTATTAATAAAAGATTAGGGCTGAGGAAAGAGAGAGCTAAACAAAACTAGTGCCGAAAAGACATAGACGAAAGACTGGATTTTAAAGTCAATTGGCTAAGTCGGAAATTAGGAAAATACTGGGTTTTAACCTACTTTTATGGTCAATTTAATTTAACTAGAACACATTTTTTTTATGATTTTTGATGCGGTTACTACATTACTTTTTTAATTTTTAATGTCGGGCAGCGAAATGAAGTGGCTATACCCTAGAGGATATAGCCATGAGAATTTGACTGTTCAGTCAAATTTATAAGCTTTGCAAATACAGAATAAAGGTTGGTAGCCATAGCGCAGTGAAGACTGCATTAACTGCCATCCCAAATGCGGCATAACGGCCTGCCACGCTGCCACGTTGCCAGGCTTGTGCCGTACCAATGGCATGGGCGGCCAAACCCAATGCCAGACCAGAAGCACGTTCATCATTGATATGGCGCAGAATGATGGACGAGAAAGCCGCGCCAATTACGCCAGACAGGATCACAATCAG is from Acinetobacter sp. ANC 7912 and encodes:
- a CDS encoding DUF2147 domain-containing protein, with the translated sequence MNKSKITMMLLGACMSVSAFAQDLAGTWQQIDDKTGSPKAIIEIRKENNGTYVGKIVKVTPRPGYTPQKTCNNCPAPYTNQPILGMDVLTGLKPVEGTNNYEKGKVIDPLAGKIYDAKVRLSANGKRLTLRGYMGVSALGRSQTWIRQD